The Bernardetia litoralis DSM 6794 genome includes a window with the following:
- a CDS encoding flavodoxin family protein, whose translation MEILILQGSARKNGNTNKIVNYIQEKIDCDFTDLKDYIISNYDYNSRNREDDFLPLIREVVEYDLIIFATPIYWYSMSGIMKTFFDRITDCLKIEKETGRKLRGKSMAMVSCGSDKDSVLAISAAFEMPFRESAFYLGMEYKGSAYTWLDTNDISEEVTQNLDTFIDKITK comes from the coding sequence ATGGAAATTCTTATCCTTCAAGGAAGTGCAAGAAAAAATGGCAATACAAACAAGATTGTAAATTATATTCAAGAAAAAATAGATTGTGATTTTACAGATTTGAAAGATTATATAATTTCAAATTACGATTATAATTCACGTAATAGAGAAGATGATTTTTTGCCTTTGATAAGAGAAGTAGTAGAATATGATTTAATTATTTTTGCTACACCTATCTATTGGTATTCTATGTCTGGAATTATGAAAACATTTTTTGATAGAATTACAGACTGTTTAAAAATAGAAAAAGAAACAGGACGAAAACTAAGAGGAAAATCAATGGCGATGGTATCTTGTGGGTCTGATAAAGATTCTGTGTTGGCAATTAGTGCAGCATTCGAAATGCCTTTTAGAGAAAGTGCTTTCTACTTAGGAATGGAATATAAAGGGAGTGCTTATACATGGCTGGATACCAATGATATTTCAGAAGAAGTAACCCAAAATTTAGATACATTTATAGACAAAATAACAAAATAG
- a CDS encoding tetratricopeptide repeat protein, translating into MKQDNKILDKLFAQLQIAPSTPRIEAILTQIQNIWLNTENVEMNTLVRLGTESLSKGDYTDAINVFTQVVDKNPSFAEGWNKRATAFYLRGNYKAAIDDIQQTLDLENRHFGALAGLATIYSEIGDEYGVLGTLEKLYHIHPFQPKLKDQIEELRSRLN; encoded by the coding sequence ATGAAACAAGATAATAAAATACTGGACAAACTCTTTGCCCAACTCCAAATAGCACCTTCAACGCCTCGCATAGAAGCTATTCTGACTCAGATTCAGAATATCTGGCTCAATACTGAAAATGTAGAAATGAATACATTAGTTAGATTGGGAACAGAAAGCCTTTCAAAAGGAGATTATACCGATGCAATTAATGTTTTTACACAAGTAGTAGATAAAAACCCAAGCTTTGCAGAAGGCTGGAACAAACGTGCAACTGCTTTCTATTTGAGAGGAAACTATAAAGCTGCTATTGATGATATTCAACAAACATTAGATTTAGAAAATCGTCATTTTGGAGCTTTAGCAGGACTGGCAACCATTTATTCTGAAATTGGCGACGAATATGGTGTGCTGGGTACGCTTGAAAAACTCTATCACATTCACCCTTTTCAACCCAAACTAAAAGACCAAATTGAAGAGCTTCGTTCAAGATTAAATTAA
- a CDS encoding Na(+)-translocating NADH-quinone reductase subunit A — MNIKTRKGFDINLAGKAALQVGAVDQSETFAIKPTDFVGMHRPKVVVREGDVVKAGTPLFFDKKLEKALYTSPVSGEVVEVKRGDKRKLLEIKILADKQIEYENFTKYSVSDMANLKGEDVKESLLKSGAWINIIQRPYGVVANPDETPRAIFISAFDSNPLAPDYDFLYKNEGQYFQAGIDALKKMVDVPIHLTTNGKAEVSAIFQNVRNVEQHTISGPHPAGNVGVQIHHIEPVNRGEVVWTISPYGIIQIGKLFLDGRYDASKKIAIVGSEVTTPQYYETYIGANVDKFLKNNLKQDHVRVISGNILTGTAITKDSYVGFYDNMVTILPEGDKPRFFLSDGWLAPTSRLSFHRALGLMSFLNPKKERVIDTSLNGEERAFVETGVMEQVVPMDILPLQLVKSIMAEDYDGMESLGIYEVIEEDVALCEFVDVSKHRIQNIVRQGIELLREG, encoded by the coding sequence ATGAACATAAAAACTCGTAAAGGATTCGACATCAATCTTGCAGGTAAAGCTGCCTTGCAAGTAGGAGCTGTCGATCAATCCGAAACATTTGCCATAAAGCCTACCGATTTTGTAGGTATGCATCGCCCAAAAGTAGTAGTACGTGAAGGCGATGTAGTAAAAGCTGGAACACCTCTTTTCTTTGATAAAAAATTAGAAAAGGCTCTTTATACCTCGCCTGTAAGTGGCGAAGTGGTAGAGGTAAAGCGTGGAGATAAACGTAAACTATTAGAAATTAAGATTTTGGCAGATAAGCAAATCGAATACGAAAACTTTACGAAGTATAGCGTATCTGATATGGCTAATCTGAAAGGAGAAGATGTAAAAGAATCACTTTTGAAAAGTGGTGCTTGGATAAATATAATTCAACGTCCTTATGGTGTTGTTGCTAATCCTGATGAAACTCCTCGTGCAATTTTTATTTCTGCTTTTGACTCAAACCCCTTAGCTCCTGATTATGACTTCCTTTATAAAAATGAAGGACAGTATTTTCAAGCAGGTATTGATGCGCTAAAGAAGATGGTCGATGTGCCAATTCATCTTACTACAAATGGAAAAGCTGAAGTTTCGGCTATCTTCCAAAATGTACGTAATGTAGAACAACATACTATTTCAGGACCTCACCCAGCAGGTAATGTAGGAGTTCAGATTCATCATATTGAGCCTGTTAATAGAGGTGAGGTTGTTTGGACTATTTCTCCTTATGGAATTATTCAAATAGGAAAATTATTTTTAGATGGTCGTTATGACGCTTCTAAAAAAATTGCTATTGTAGGTTCAGAGGTAACTACTCCACAATATTACGAAACTTATATTGGTGCTAATGTGGACAAATTCTTAAAGAATAATCTCAAACAAGACCATGTAAGAGTAATTTCTGGAAATATCTTGACAGGAACAGCTATTACAAAAGACAGCTATGTTGGCTTTTATGATAATATGGTTACTATTCTTCCTGAAGGCGACAAACCTCGTTTCTTTTTGAGTGATGGTTGGCTTGCACCTACTTCTCGTTTGAGTTTCCACCGTGCTTTAGGTCTTATGTCTTTCCTTAATCCTAAAAAAGAACGTGTCATTGATACAAGTCTTAATGGAGAAGAAAGAGCTTTTGTAGAAACAGGTGTAATGGAACAAGTAGTTCCGATGGATATTCTTCCTTTACAGCTTGTAAAATCTATTATGGCAGAAGATTATGATGGAATGGAAAGTTTGGGTATTTATGAAGTCATTGAAGAGGATGTTGCTCTTTGTGAATTTGTAGATGTTTCGAAGCACCGTATTCAAAATATTGTCCGTCAAGGAATTGAGCTTTTACGTGAAGGCTAA
- a CDS encoding NADH:ubiquinone reductase (Na(+)-transporting) subunit B produces the protein MKFLHDILEKQKPMFEKGGKLEKFYYLFEAGESFAFTPSTTTPAKGAHIRDAIDLKRMMMTVVIAMIPALLFGIWNVGYQHFLAIGNPDAALLEIIMIGAIQVLPIVIVAYTAGGIVEVIFGIIRKHPINEGFLVTGMLIPLVMPPDIPLWQVALATVFAVVIAKEAFGGTGMNILNVALTARAFLYFAYPTDISGSKVWTYLGGESTVDGYTGATALSIAAEAKGSAVTALSEATSSWAGAESLFSFNNMLIGVIPGSIGETSALMALLGAIILVGAGVASWKIMASGVVGALVMGLIFNFAGGSLSADTTYAAAFMQMPSYYHLVMGGFAFGIVFMATDPVSAAQTETGKWIYGFFIGLLTVLIRVFNPAYPEGIMLAILLMNVFAPLIDFYVINANKNRRLKRSHV, from the coding sequence ATGAAGTTCTTACATGATATTTTAGAAAAACAAAAACCAATGTTTGAAAAAGGGGGGAAGCTTGAAAAGTTTTACTACCTTTTTGAAGCTGGTGAGTCGTTTGCCTTTACTCCCTCTACCACAACTCCTGCAAAGGGCGCACATATTCGTGATGCCATCGACTTGAAACGTATGATGATGACAGTAGTTATCGCTATGATTCCTGCTTTATTGTTTGGTATTTGGAATGTAGGTTATCAACATTTCTTAGCAATAGGAAATCCTGATGCTGCTCTTTTAGAAATTATAATGATAGGTGCTATTCAAGTATTACCTATTGTTATTGTAGCCTATACGGCTGGTGGTATTGTAGAAGTTATTTTTGGAATAATTCGCAAACACCCCATTAATGAAGGATTTTTAGTAACAGGAATGCTTATTCCACTTGTTATGCCTCCTGATATTCCACTTTGGCAAGTTGCTCTAGCTACTGTTTTTGCAGTTGTTATTGCAAAAGAAGCCTTCGGAGGAACAGGAATGAATATCTTAAATGTAGCTCTAACAGCTCGTGCTTTTCTTTACTTTGCTTATCCTACTGATATTTCTGGCTCTAAAGTTTGGACATATTTGGGAGGAGAAAGTACGGTTGATGGTTATACAGGTGCAACAGCATTGTCTATTGCAGCAGAAGCAAAAGGTTCTGCAGTTACTGCTTTGAGTGAAGCCACAAGTAGTTGGGCGGGTGCAGAAAGTTTATTTAGTTTCAATAATATGCTTATTGGTGTAATACCAGGGTCTATTGGAGAAACATCTGCTTTAATGGCACTTTTAGGAGCAATTATCTTAGTTGGTGCTGGTGTAGCAAGTTGGAAAATTATGGCAAGTGGTGTAGTAGGTGCTTTAGTAATGGGACTTATCTTCAATTTTGCTGGTGGTTCACTTTCTGCTGATACAACTTATGCTGCTGCATTTATGCAAATGCCTTCTTATTATCATTTAGTAATGGGTGGTTTTGCTTTTGGAATTGTCTTTATGGCAACTGACCCAGTATCGGCTGCACAAACTGAAACAGGAAAGTGGATATATGGATTTTTTATAGGACTTCTTACAGTTCTTATCCGTGTCTTTAATCCTGCTTATCCAGAGGGAATCATGCTTGCTATTCTTCTTATGAATGTATTTGCTCCTCTGATAGATTTTTATGTAATTAATGCTAATAAAAACCGTAGATTAAAAAGAAGCCATGTCTAA
- the nqrC gene encoding NADH:ubiquinone reductase (Na(+)-transporting) subunit C has translation MSKESNAYIITFAIIMIVVIAATLGFAKEFLKESQTQAIELDTQKQILSAIVPLEQVGETGEEVNAYYAKHIESIAVDVNGDEKKMTEKGEKIFPEKVDIRKQFKEKNETKKILPVFKFKDDAGKVTAYILPVYGNGLWDNIWGYIALEPDMKTVKGAVFDHKGETPGLGARIADTEVESRYQGKTIYDKDGKLASIEMIKGEKNPSDKITEHTVDGLSGATITARGVNLMLEKYFILYENYIQKVKKSSASNSSSLKNVALVK, from the coding sequence ATGTCTAAAGAATCCAACGCATATATCATAACTTTTGCAATAATAATGATTGTTGTTATTGCAGCAACACTTGGCTTTGCTAAAGAATTCTTAAAAGAATCACAGACACAAGCCATAGAGTTAGATACTCAAAAGCAAATTTTGAGTGCAATCGTTCCACTTGAACAAGTAGGCGAAACAGGCGAAGAAGTAAACGCTTATTACGCCAAACATATCGAATCCATTGCAGTAGATGTAAATGGTGATGAGAAAAAAATGACTGAAAAAGGAGAAAAAATATTTCCTGAAAAGGTAGATATCCGTAAACAATTCAAGGAGAAAAATGAAACTAAAAAAATTCTTCCTGTTTTTAAATTTAAAGATGATGCTGGAAAAGTAACAGCTTATATCTTGCCTGTTTATGGAAATGGTCTTTGGGATAATATTTGGGGCTATATTGCTCTTGAACCTGATATGAAAACTGTGAAAGGTGCTGTTTTTGATCATAAAGGAGAAACTCCTGGTCTAGGCGCACGTATAGCAGATACAGAAGTAGAAAGTCGTTATCAAGGTAAAACTATCTATGATAAAGATGGGAAATTAGCTTCTATTGAAATGATTAAAGGAGAAAAAAATCCTTCTGATAAAATCACAGAGCATACCGTAGATGGGCTTTCAGGAGCTACAATTACAGCTCGTGGAGTGAATCTTATGTTAGAGAAATATTTTATCTTATATGAAAATTATATTCAGAAAGTGAAAAAATCTTCTGCTTCTAATTCTTCTTCTTTGAAAAATGTTGCTCTAGTAAAATAG
- a CDS encoding NADH:ubiquinone reductase (Na(+)-transporting) subunit D, with product MATETAKSMEATVVKKKSEDFFSKRRRRLVADPLDDSNPITVQVLGICSALAVTAKIAPTLVMATAVMIVVIGSNVIVSLLRNVIPGRIRIIAQLAIVAMLVILVDQVLKAYFYDLAKIVGVYVGLIITNCIIMGRLEAFAMGNKPYDSALDGLGSGLGYAWVILVVAFFRELFGSGTLLDIPIIAPINEALGVSIPNNGLMTNPVGAFIVIGIIIWVQRYFNGYVEDH from the coding sequence ATGGCAACAGAAACAGCTAAATCTATGGAAGCTACCGTCGTTAAGAAAAAATCAGAAGATTTTTTCTCAAAACGTCGTCGTCGTTTGGTGGCAGATCCATTAGATGATTCTAATCCAATTACAGTACAAGTTTTAGGTATTTGTTCGGCACTTGCCGTTACTGCCAAAATTGCTCCTACTCTTGTTATGGCTACTGCTGTAATGATAGTAGTAATTGGTTCAAATGTAATTGTATCTTTATTACGTAATGTAATTCCAGGGCGTATTCGTATTATTGCACAGCTTGCTATTGTAGCCATGCTTGTAATTTTGGTTGATCAAGTTTTGAAAGCCTATTTTTATGACCTTGCCAAAATTGTGGGGGTTTATGTAGGTCTTATTATCACCAACTGTATCATCATGGGGCGTTTAGAAGCCTTTGCAATGGGTAATAAACCTTATGACTCAGCTCTTGACGGTTTGGGAAGTGGTTTAGGTTATGCTTGGGTTATTTTGGTAGTGGCTTTCTTTAGAGAACTTTTTGGTTCTGGAACACTACTAGACATTCCAATTATAGCTCCTATTAATGAAGCTTTGGGAGTAAGTATTCCAAACAATGGTCTTATGACTAATCCAGTGGGTGCATTTATCGTTATTGGTATTATCATTTGGGTACAACGTTATTTCAATGGTTATGTAGAAGACCATTAA
- the nqrE gene encoding NADH:ubiquinone reductase (Na(+)-transporting) subunit E, whose protein sequence is MDLINIFIRSVFIENMVFAYFLGMCSYLAVSKKVSTAMGLGLAVVFVLAVTCPANYLIQEYLLKEGALELILGSEFAKVDLSFLQFITFIAVIASIVQLVEMVIERFSPSLYGALGIFLPLIAVNCAILGGSLFMVQKEYNLAESVVYGIGSGVGWWIAIIALAAIREKMRYSNVPAPLRGLGITFIITGLMGLAFMSFMGITL, encoded by the coding sequence ATGGATTTAATCAATATATTTATTCGTTCGGTTTTTATCGAAAACATGGTCTTTGCTTACTTTCTAGGAATGTGTTCGTATCTAGCCGTTTCTAAGAAAGTTTCAACAGCTATGGGACTTGGTCTTGCAGTAGTTTTTGTTTTGGCTGTTACTTGTCCTGCGAATTATTTAATTCAGGAATATTTACTTAAAGAAGGTGCTTTAGAGCTTATTTTGGGTTCAGAGTTTGCAAAAGTAGATTTAAGTTTCTTACAATTTATTACTTTTATTGCTGTAATTGCTTCTATTGTACAACTTGTAGAAATGGTAATTGAGCGTTTTTCTCCCTCTCTTTATGGTGCATTAGGTATTTTCTTACCACTTATTGCTGTAAACTGTGCTATTTTGGGTGGTTCACTCTTTATGGTTCAGAAAGAATATAATCTTGCTGAGTCTGTTGTCTATGGTATTGGTTCTGGTGTAGGCTGGTGGATTGCTATTATTGCACTTGCTGCTATCCGTGAAAAAATGAGATATTCAAATGTTCCTGCGCCTTTGCGTGGTCTTGGTATTACATTTATTATTACAGGACTTATGGGACTTGCTTTTATGTCTTTTATGGGAATTACCTTATAA
- a CDS encoding GumC family protein, whose translation MDIQQDVTTISSDSNANGQIMTNRQNAQSMLSNSNNDAFDPKKIIYTLWKSKFFIIFCIGIAISIAWWKTYYATPIYTIGASLQVKDNRKASSPASLLYSQDMFGGSKRLSAEMKFIRSYPFIKRVCEKMDMRVYYYQEGNIRTSEIYPSKNAPFEVIINIDADSNLVELPNYKIKFEDEKTFLLVNSQEEWDNARSYKFGETISESSTTFKVLNKNLIKGTIYGFHFTNPSSLARNFLGRLSAYAEEDASLIRLNLISSVPERANNFITTVMQEYIAYGLEDKNLEAVRTIDFIDGQLSQIRDSLFLIEDKIQNFRSNNKFIVGDDAVGRNLEQYTSLEDENRKLQMKGKYLDYLIAYLKDNDNYKGITTPTAVGVEDGIANTLIGRLVDLQIQREVFLEKGSTKNPFLVEINIEIDKIRESLLEHLNNVKSNDRIAAEDIKSRINTLNNQMNSLPSAERKLVNINRLYTINEEIYILLLNKRMEASIAQAAAREESQILEPPFNYGAISPNAKQNYLMALILGLIIPIGLIYLRNYFRNTIETLDEVKSISSVPILGVVMHSKKKKQGRNTPLVHEQPKSALAEAFRSIRSNLLFLMGRIDKTSILMISSSISGEGKSFCSANISISLASTGKRTILIVADMRKPQMYVPMPNDEYSKDGLSTYLIGSKNLDEVVQATSVENLDIIHSGAVPPNPAELLMGVVMDELIEELKKRYDYIIIDTPPLGLVSDALILGKYADASVYIVRQDRTPIEKLKGLERIYSEQMLKNVGIVFNDVKTQSVGVYGYGSYGGYGYYEVNDADLPWWKRFTNKVKK comes from the coding sequence TTGGATATTCAACAAGATGTTACTACTATTTCATCAGATAGTAATGCAAATGGGCAAATTATGACAAATAGGCAAAATGCTCAGTCTATGCTTTCAAACTCTAATAATGATGCTTTCGATCCCAAAAAAATTATTTATACTCTTTGGAAAAGTAAGTTCTTTATTATTTTTTGTATTGGGATTGCGATTTCTATTGCTTGGTGGAAAACATATTATGCAACTCCCATTTATACGATAGGCGCATCACTTCAAGTAAAAGACAACAGAAAAGCATCTTCTCCTGCAAGCTTACTTTATTCACAAGATATGTTTGGAGGTAGTAAGCGTTTATCTGCTGAAATGAAATTTATACGTTCTTATCCATTTATAAAAAGAGTTTGTGAGAAAATGGACATGCGTGTTTATTATTATCAAGAGGGTAATATTCGTACAAGTGAGATTTACCCTTCCAAAAATGCACCTTTCGAAGTAATTATAAATATTGATGCTGATAGTAATTTGGTAGAACTACCAAATTATAAAATTAAATTTGAAGATGAAAAAACTTTCCTTCTGGTAAATTCTCAAGAAGAATGGGATAATGCTCGTTCGTATAAATTTGGAGAAACTATATCTGAAAGTAGTACTACTTTTAAGGTATTGAATAAAAATCTAATAAAGGGAACTATTTATGGATTTCATTTTACAAACCCTTCTTCTTTAGCAAGGAATTTTTTAGGTCGTTTGTCTGCTTATGCCGAAGAAGATGCTTCTTTGATTCGTCTAAATTTAATTTCCTCTGTGCCTGAGCGAGCTAATAATTTTATTACTACTGTAATGCAAGAATACATTGCTTACGGATTAGAAGATAAAAACTTAGAAGCTGTTCGTACCATTGATTTTATTGATGGACAATTATCTCAGATTAGAGACTCTTTATTTCTAATAGAAGATAAAATACAAAATTTTAGATCTAATAATAAATTTATAGTAGGAGATGATGCTGTGGGGCGTAATTTAGAGCAATATACTTCATTAGAAGACGAGAATAGAAAATTACAAATGAAAGGTAAATACCTTGATTATTTGATAGCCTATTTGAAAGATAATGATAATTATAAAGGAATTACTACGCCAACAGCAGTAGGTGTAGAAGATGGTATTGCTAATACATTAATTGGTAGATTGGTAGATTTGCAAATACAGAGAGAAGTTTTCTTAGAAAAAGGAAGTACAAAAAATCCTTTTTTAGTAGAAATCAATATAGAAATAGACAAAATTAGAGAGTCTTTATTAGAACACTTAAATAACGTAAAGTCAAATGATAGAATAGCTGCTGAAGATATAAAAAGCCGTATTAATACATTGAATAATCAAATGAACTCTTTACCGAGTGCAGAACGTAAATTAGTAAACATAAATCGTCTTTATACAATTAATGAAGAAATTTATATTCTATTGTTAAATAAGCGAATGGAAGCTAGTATAGCACAAGCTGCAGCTAGGGAAGAGAGTCAAATATTAGAACCTCCATTTAATTATGGTGCTATATCTCCTAATGCAAAGCAAAATTACTTAATGGCATTAATATTAGGATTAATTATTCCTATTGGATTAATTTATCTTAGAAATTATTTTAGAAATACTATTGAAACTTTAGATGAAGTAAAAAGTATTTCTAGTGTTCCCATATTAGGAGTTGTAATGCACTCTAAAAAGAAAAAACAAGGGAGGAATACGCCCTTAGTACATGAGCAACCTAAGTCAGCACTTGCAGAGGCATTTCGTTCTATACGTTCAAATTTATTATTTTTGATGGGGCGTATAGATAAAACAAGTATTCTCATGATTAGTTCTTCCATATCGGGAGAAGGAAAATCATTTTGTTCTGCAAACATATCTATTTCTTTGGCTTCAACAGGCAAACGTACTATTCTTATTGTAGCTGATATGAGAAAACCTCAAATGTATGTACCTATGCCAAATGATGAATATAGCAAAGATGGTCTGAGTACTTATTTGATAGGAAGTAAAAATTTAGATGAGGTTGTTCAAGCTACATCAGTAGAAAACCTAGATATAATTCACTCAGGAGCTGTTCCTCCAAACCCAGCAGAACTTTTGATGGGAGTTGTTATGGACGAACTTATAGAGGAGCTGAAAAAACGATATGATTATATCATAATAGATACACCTCCTTTAGGCTTAGTAAGTGATGCACTTATTTTGGGGAAATATGCTGATGCTTCTGTATATATTGTACGCCAAGACAGAACACCAATAGAAAAATTAAAAGGTTTAGAGCGTATTTATAGTGAGCAAATGCTCAAAAATGTAGGTATTGTTTTCAATGACGTGAAAACACAATCTGTTGGGGTATATGGTTATGGTTCTTATGGTGGCTATGGTTATTATGAGGTTAATGATGCAGATTTGCCTTGGTGGAAAAGGTTTACTAATAAGGTGAAAAAATAA